One window of Acidimicrobiales bacterium genomic DNA carries:
- a CDS encoding pyridoxal-dependent decarboxylase, translating to MHRWGEELEELADAVFAYARERLRLDPVPLDGPRPLAELAAAAGQTVTPAGIGGKAALELFAEVLAPACISIDHPRYLAFVPCAPTKAAALFDLVVGASSIYAGSWLEGAGAVFAENEALAWLRDLAGLPPGAGGTFVQGGTLGNLSALVAARHAYRDAGGSRRARLAFVASDEAHASVAAAARVMDVEVLEAIPDEHGRLHGAAVAAAIDGRPRGTEVFAVVASAGATNLGVIDDLGSVADEASRRGLWLHVDAAYGGGALAAPSARARFAGIERADSVVIDPHKWLFAPFDCAALLYRRPELARAAHAQRADYLEAVERTGEWNPSDYAIQLTRRARGLPFWFSLATHGTDAYVAAIERTLEVARQAAAAIRERPELELLDEPELTVLCFRRHAWREADYYAWSERLRAAGTAFVTPTSHRGEPLARLVVVNPRTTLEDIELVLDTMR from the coding sequence GTGCACCGCTGGGGCGAGGAGCTCGAGGAGCTCGCCGACGCCGTCTTCGCGTACGCCCGCGAGCGCCTTCGCCTCGACCCCGTCCCGCTCGACGGCCCGCGACCGCTCGCCGAGCTCGCCGCGGCGGCGGGGCAGACCGTGACGCCGGCCGGCATCGGGGGCAAGGCGGCGCTGGAGCTGTTCGCCGAGGTGCTCGCCCCCGCCTGCATCTCGATCGACCACCCTCGCTACCTCGCCTTCGTCCCCTGCGCGCCGACGAAGGCAGCCGCGCTCTTCGACCTCGTGGTCGGCGCCTCCTCGATCTACGCGGGGAGCTGGCTCGAGGGGGCCGGGGCCGTCTTCGCCGAGAACGAGGCCCTGGCGTGGCTGCGCGACCTCGCCGGCCTGCCGCCGGGAGCCGGCGGCACCTTCGTCCAGGGGGGCACGCTCGGCAACCTGTCGGCCCTCGTGGCGGCGCGCCACGCGTACCGGGATGCCGGCGGGTCTCGTCGGGCGCGCCTCGCCTTCGTGGCGAGCGACGAGGCGCACGCCTCGGTCGCGGCGGCGGCACGTGTGATGGACGTCGAGGTGCTCGAAGCGATCCCCGACGAGCACGGCCGGCTGCACGGCGCGGCGGTGGCAGCGGCGATCGACGGGCGTCCGCGCGGGACCGAGGTCTTCGCCGTGGTGGCGAGCGCGGGCGCGACGAACCTCGGCGTGATCGACGACCTCGGGTCGGTCGCCGACGAGGCGAGCCGGCGCGGGCTGTGGCTGCACGTCGACGCGGCCTACGGCGGCGGCGCGCTCGCCGCCCCGAGCGCCCGCGCGCGCTTCGCCGGCATCGAGCGCGCCGACTCGGTCGTGATCGACCCCCACAAGTGGCTGTTCGCCCCCTTCGACTGCGCCGCCCTCCTCTACCGGCGCCCCGAGCTCGCCCGCGCGGCGCACGCCCAGCGCGCCGACTACCTCGAGGCGGTCGAGCGGACCGGCGAGTGGAACCCGTCCGACTACGCCATCCAGCTCACCCGCCGGGCTCGCGGGCTGCCCTTCTGGTTCTCGCTCGCGACGCACGGCACCGACGCCTACGTCGCGGCGATCGAGCGCACCCTCGAGGTGGCGCGCCAGGCCGCCGCCGCGATCCGGGAGCGCCCCGAGCTCGAGCTGCTCGACGAGCCGGAGCTGACGGTCCTGTGCTTCCGCCGGCACGCCTGGCGCGAGGCGGACTACTACGCCTGGTCGGAGCGCCTGCGCGCCGCGGGGACGGCCTTCGTCACCCCGACGAGCCACCGCGGCGAGCCGCTCGCCCGCCTCGTGGTCGTCAACCCGCGCACGACGCTCGAGGACATCGAGCTCGTCCTCGACACGATGCGCTAG